The proteins below are encoded in one region of Naumovozyma castellii chromosome 6, complete genome:
- the NCAS0F04090 gene encoding uncharacterized protein: MARLLQSKRSNNLMDPFQFQEKYQQVDEQQQNEEEEQCGILDNGLSRTKKVTKDVSVIIQPADQTPSDFEQTSSKLTNVNDTKEDIWAQKKWLDMFCFTTILIMKTFAVLQIFFRFHGMSSFDFYMTNICAVIQLMLGLASAFTLWKGYERSFVDNIFVCFYCSWGLDILFFYLFKWRKMT; encoded by the coding sequence ATGGCAAGACTACTACAATCTAAGAGAAGTAATAATCTAATGGacccttttcaatttcaagaaaaataccAGCAGGTGGACGAACAGCAGCAgaatgaagaggaagaacaatGTGGGATTCTTGATAATGGATTATCAAGGACCAAAAAAGTAACCAAAGATGTTAGTGTTATCATACAACCAGCGGACCAAACTCCTAGTGATTTTGAACAAACTAGTAGTAAGCTAACTAATGTGAATGACaccaaagaagatattTGGGCTCAAAAGAAATGGTTAGATATGTTCTGTTTTACCACCATTCTCATCATGAAGACTTTCGCCGTTCTACAGATATTTTTCCGCTTCCATGGTATGAGTTCTTTCGACTTCTACATGACGAATATTTGTGCAGTTATACAGTTGATGCTAGGACTTGCTAGTGCCTTCACTCTTTGGAAAGGATATGAAAGATCTTTTGTTGATAACATTTTTGTATGTTTTTATTGTAGCTGGGGACTTGATATACTATTTTTTTATCTATTCAAATGGAGAAAGATGACATAG